A genomic region of Raphanus sativus cultivar WK10039 chromosome 6, ASM80110v3, whole genome shotgun sequence contains the following coding sequences:
- the LOC108837738 gene encoding uncharacterized protein LOC108837738: MKSENIMLTMLIPGPTAPSNNIDVYLQPLIEDLKSLWAEGMEVYDSFKKESFTLRAMLLWSITDYPGLGTLAGCNVKGKQACNVCGKDTPHMWLKFSRKHVYMGNRKRLMPNHPYRRRKGWFDNTVEIGTANRIRSGVEIADILRDFKNDFGKKLSKKSKQKRTTGDEDDVASVEEYEEDDDLWRLKKKSIFFELPYWKDMPVRHNIDVMHVEKNVSDALLSILMHSAKSKDGLKARKDLEDMGIRSNLHTEVRGKKTYLPPAAYWLYKEEKKKFCRRLSNFKGPNGYSANISNCVSLDPPGIGGMKSHDHHVLMQNMLPVALRVLLPRGPQIAVTRICNYFNRLCQRIIEPEKLLKLEAEIVETMCQLERFFPPSLFDIMFHLPLHLAREARLGGPVHFRWMYPFER, encoded by the exons ATGAAATCAgagaacatcatgttgacaatGTTGATACCTGGTCCAACCGCACCTAGCAACAACATAGACGTCTATCTACAACCACTGATAGAGGACTTGAAGAGTTTGTGGGCTGAAGGTATGGAAGTGTATGATTCGTTTAAGAAGGAGAGTTTCACTCTTAGAGCTATGTTGTTGTGGAGTATCACCGACTATCCTGGGTTAGGCACATTAGCTGGCTGTAATGTTAAGGGGAAGCAAGCCTGTAATGTCTGTGGCAAGGATACACCGCATATGTGGCTAAAGTTTAGTCGCAAACACGTTTACATGGGGAACAGGAAGCGGCTCATGCCTAATCATCCATATAGAAGACGGAAAGGATGGTTTGACAACACGGTGGAGATTGGTACTGCAAATAGGATTCGGAGTGGTGTAGAAATTGCTGACATTCTGAGGGATTTTAAAAACGACTTTGGGAAAAAGTTAAGTAAGAAGAGTAAGCAAAAAAGGACAACGGGAGATGAGGATGATGTTGCTTCAGTTGAGGAgtatgaagaagatgatgatctGTGGCGGTTGAAGAAAAAGTCAATTTTCTTTGAGTTACCTTACTGGAAG GATATGCCAGTAAGGCATAACATAGATGTTATGCACGTGGAGAAGAATGTGTCTGATGCACTGCTGTCTATTCTGATGCATAGTGCAAAATCAAAGGATGGCCTGAAAGCAAGAAAAGATTTAGAAGACATGGGTATTAGAAGCAACTTGCATACAGAAGTGAGGGGGAAGAAAACTTACTTGCCTCCTGCTGCTTACTGGCTATataaggaagaaaaaaagaaattctgCAGACGGTTATCAAACTTCAAAGGGCCTAATGGTTATAGTGCCAATATCTCCAACTGTGTCTCACTGGATCCTCCTGGTATTGGCGGCATGAAGTCACATGACCATCATGTACTAATGCAGAATATGTTACCGGTAGCATTGAGAGTTCTACTACCAAGAGGGCCACAGATTGCAGTGACTCGGATATGCAATTACTTCAACAGACTCTGTCAACGCATTATTGAGCCAGAGAAGCTACTTAAGTTAGAAGCAGAGATTGTGGAGACAATGTGTCAGCTAGAGAGATTCTTTCCTCCATCTCTGTTTGATATAATGTTTCATCTTCCACTGCATCTAGCAAGAGAAGCACGCTTGGGTGGCCCTGTACACTTCAGATGGATGTATCCCTTCGAGAGGtag
- the LOC130495734 gene encoding uncharacterized protein LOC130495734, translated as MCKGFRSTLTSPALQWYINLPTKSIKSFAALSDKFVEQFASSRNLEKNSDDLYEVLQHRNEPLRTYIARFNQEKVVIPECNVDTAISAFKRGLLPEGDLYKELIKYKCRTMEDILSRAWAQVRWEEDVASRAKPCPKYDQKSSKPTRNDRDEPSHPKSARETSNPSRGRYQHRPLPRSEGMMVSTWPDISHLAISKPELIGVLRQMGPQVKWPPKMKAAKANRNPKRWCEFHSDHGHTTEDCIALKMESPSSSRKAT; from the coding sequence atgtgcaagggATTTAGATCAACCTTGACTAGTCCTGCTCTCCAGTGGTACATCAATCTTCCTACCAAGTCCATCAagtcctttgcagcccttagcgacAAGTTCGTAGAGCAATTTGCTAGTAGTCGCAACCTAGAGAAAAACTCAGACGACCTCTATGaagtcctccagcataggaacgaACCCCTTCGTACCTACATAGCACGCTTCAACCAAGAGAAGGTGGTCATCCCTGAGTGCAATGTtgatacggctatctcagccttCAAGCGGGGCCTACTTCCGGAGGGAGATCTCTACAAGGAActgatcaaatacaagtgcaggaCTATGGAGGACATATtgtctcgtgcttgggctcaagtaaggtgggaagaagatgttgctaGCAGGGCGAAACCCTGTCCGAAGTACGATCAGAAGTCCTCAAAGCCAACTAGGAATGATCGTGACGAGCCCTCTCATCCCAAGTCCGCTAGGGAGACTAGTAACCCGAGCAGGGGCAGGTACCAACATCGACCCTTGCCTAGATCCGAGGGGATGATGGTATCCACTTGGCCCGATATCTCTCATCTTGCGATATCCAAACCGGAACTGATCGGTGTCCTACGACAAATGGGTCCTCAAGTCAAGTGGCCTCCTAAGATGAAGGCCGCAAAGGCTAATCGAAACCCCAAGCGATGGTGCGAGTTCCATAGTGACCATGGTCACACTACGGAGGATTGCATAGCCCTGAAGATGGAGTCgccgagctcctcaagaaaggcTACCTAA
- the LOC130495733 gene encoding uncharacterized protein LOC130495733 — MEDVLSRAWAQVRWEEDVASRAKAGRSISRSHQSLLGVTEMSPLTPSSLGILVIRTGAGTDRCPTKNGSSSQMASHAEANRNPKRWCEFHSDHGHTTEDCIALKMEASELLKKGYLREFLSDKAKNLLNKEGPGLPTEAAPALPPQQDRVIHVISGGSEVSGISSAAAKRSTRNARNDQEAEGPKRLLLGTEEISFTAREHEKVLAPHHDALVNSLTIANCLVKRILVDNGSSSNIIFHSAFADLGLEPTTLTRKATSLVGFSGEVKQTLGEVLLPVYAEGIN; from the exons ATGGAGGACGTACtgtctcgtgcttgggctcaagtaagatgGGAAGAAGACGTTGCTAGTAGGGCCAAAGCCGGTCGAAGTATTAGCAGAAGTCATCAAAGTCTATTAGGAGTGACCGAGATGAGCCCTCTCACCCCAAGTTCGCTAGGGATACTAGTAATCCGAACAGGGGCAG GAACTGATCGGTGTCCTACGAAAAATGGGTCCTCAAGTCAAATGGCCTCCCACGCAGAGGCTAATCGAAACCCCAAGCGATGGTGCGAATTCCATAGTGACCATGGTCACACTACGGAGGACTGCATAGCCCTGAAGATGGAAGCCTCtgagctcctcaagaaaggcTACCTACGGGAATTCCTTTCGGATAAGGCCAAGAACCTCCTAAATAAGGAAGGTCCCGGTCTCCCTACCGAGGCAGCTCCTGCATTACCACCACAACAAGAccgggtgatccatgtcatctcaggcGGATCGGAGGTAAGCGGAATTAGCAGTGCCGCAgccaagagaagtactcgcaaTGCTAGGAACGAccaagaggccgagggtcccAAGCGCCTACTCCTTGGAACAGAAGAGATCAGcttcactgcaagggagcaCGAGAAGGTCCTGGCTCCTCACCATGATGCTCTCGTCAattcacttaccatagcaaactgcttggtcaagcgaatactaGTAGACAACgggagctccagcaacataaTCTTCCATTCGGCTTTCGCCGACCTAGGGCTGGAACCTACAACTCTAACCAGAAAGGCGACATCCCTtgtaggcttcagtggagaaGTCAAGCAAA